CGACCGAGATACTTGCGTGGATGCCGATATCGCCTCCGTCTTGCTGCTTGAGGTCTCGAACGAATGCAGCCAGCTCGCCATCGATCGCCCTCGCGTTGGCCCAGTCCTGATCAAGCGGCGTCGATGTCGCGACGTATTTTCTGACCCCGTTGATGAATGTCGCGAATGGCTGGATCTGACTGTCCGGCCAGAACTGTGCCCACTCGGTGTAGCTACGACGGCCGAGAACGACCGCGTCCTGGGTGGCGATCACAGCGGCGAGGTTCGCATCCATCGCATCGTCCCAGTCGGTGAAGAAGCTGTCCGGGTCCTCGGCAACCCCGTCAAGGGACAGCAACTCGTAGACGACGATTTTTCGCATGGCTGACACCTCCAATAGGTCCTGATGCTACTCGTTGGCCGCTCAGGCCGGGAGAATCCGCAATGCACCGGCCGTGCGGAGCTTCACGCTCAGATTGTCCGCGTCCGGCGACCGGGGCGAAGGAATAGTGTTTCGTAACGCAAACACTCTTGAAGGGAGAATCCAGTGGGTCGGTTCGTGTATTGGATGAACGTGTCGCTCGACTTGCGGATCGAACAGGCTCCGGGGGAGGACGGCGCTGGAAAGTGGCTGCGCATCGGCGAAGCGCTTCATCAGGAGTTCAACGCCAGAGCGCGGGTGCTCGCGCTGATGGTCCAGGGCAGGGTCATCTACGAGACGATGGAGGGGTACTGGCCACGAGCGCGTGACGACGCGTCCCTGCCCGGTTACCTACGGGAGTACGGTCAGATCTGGACCACCAAGCCCAAAGTGCTCGTTTCCCGCTCCCGGCGCATCGCTGATCACAACACCCGGGTCATCGGGGGAATCGACGCGATCGAACAGCTCGCCGCGCTCAAGGCCGCGACTGACGGCGCCATCGGGGTCGGCGGCGCAGCTCTGGCCACGCAGCTGCTCGAGGCGGGTCTGCTTGACGAGCTTCTGCTCTTCACGCATCCTGCGATCCTCGGCGCAGGGAGACCGCTGTTCGACCGCTGCGACATCCCGATCGAGCTGGATCTGCTTGAGCAGCGATCGTTCGAGCATGGTGTCACGATGCACCGATATTCCATCCGCGATCGCGGGCATGCGCCTGAGCCAAGTATGTCTGGGAATAGCTGAGCACCTGCTGGTGAGGGATGCGAGACGTCTCCGACTTTGCGTCCACCCCTCGAACCTACTGGGCCGGGTCGGCCGGGCATACGCCCTAATACAGGGGCAGCCCCAGTTCGGCCGGTAGGCAGCCTGTCGCTCGTGTTCGGCAACGATCTTGCGGGTCGTCTTGTCGCGTCTGTTCGAAAACGATGCATGCATGCCCGAGTTTTCGGGATTGCCTCGGCTTGAATGAGACAGAACTCGGCTGTTTGTCTCATCCACGTTGAAGCGGATTGAAGAATCGCGTCACGTTCCGCACTCGTGCGGCTGATCGGAAGCAACGGTATGCACCGGGCTTACGCACCCAAAGGTTGTTGCGTTTGACGCCAGCGGCATCGGGCTTAATGTTGAGGCACCTACGCCAGCACACCACGCCCAAGCGTGCCGTGGAGCCCAGTGATCGCGGGGGAGTACCCGGCGAGCGGCCGGCTGGTGACACAGCTATCGACGTCCCGCCGTTGAAAGCGCAAAGGACGTCGCCACCTGTTCAGCTGAGTTGTCGGAAGAGGGATGCCATGTCAGAGCAGATCCATTCCTCGACGAAAACGCTGTCGGCAAGTCGGTAGAACTCGTGGCTGACGTAGTGGATGCTGCGACCGGTGGCGGGGATGCCTTGGAAGTCGTCGGCGTGGGTTCCGGTGAAGTTCACGCGTACCGCAACGCGGTCCTCGGCCGCTACGACGTCATCGACGTGTGCTTCGAGGTCGGGAAACGCGCGCTTCATCATCTCGAACCCCTGCAGCCAGGTTTGCCGGCCGATGAGCGGTTCGGGCAGTTCGGCGTAATGCATCACGAGGTCCGGTGCCACGACTGCGAGCAGTTTCTTGGTGTCGTTGGCGTTGAATGCGTCGTATGACTCGCACACGAGCGCTGCGTTCCTCTGCGCGGCATCAGTCACCGGTGTCAAGGTTGTGTCCTTACTCTCGATCTGGCTTTACCGGACCGGGGCACTGTGCGGCCAGCTGATGTGACAGCCGTGCCATGGGATATGGTTACTATCATTCACAGTGTATCGAGGTAACCATATGGAACCGATCTTCCTGGACAAATTGCTCCTGATCGTCGAGTTGTTCCAGCGGGACATGGCTCGGGCTTTTGAGGGTACCTCGTTGACCCAAGCCCGCGTGGGAGTCCTCTGGATCCTGCAGACTCGGGGATCCTCGACGCAGCAGGCGATCGCGCAGGCTCTCGACGTCAGTCCGAGGAACATTTCCGCGCTGGTGGATGTGTTGGAAGGCGCTGGTTACGTGCAGCGCGCACCGCACCCGACCGATCGTCGGGCGGTCCTCGTTGAGCTCACCCCTCTTGCGGCCGGTGTGATGGAGAAGATGCAACGCGACCACGCCGAACTTTCGGATACGCTGCTCGGGGCCGTCATGCCCGGCGATGTTCCGGCTTTGGAGCGGGGAATCGACGCAATCATCGCAAAGCTCGCCGCGCTTGTCTCCGCTGCCGGCGGGTCTGAGAACCTGCACAATCCTCACGTTTGAATGATGCGTCAGGAGCGACAGCGACGCGTCCCATGGGCAACCTGTAAGCACGCGCGTGCTTCAACTAAATTGCGACTGCCCCAACTTACGTGAGAAGGACAACATGACGGGCAGCGGGCGCGTTGCACTTCGGGGAGGGCCTCGCGATCTTCTTGTTGACATAATGAGCATTATCAGCGCAATATCAACAGGTGAATCGAGTGGCGTTTAGCCGGTCGATTAACCCTGTGCTTGCGCAATGAGTGCTGGGTCACGGTCCATCGGCTTCTGCAATACCTCATGCACAGCGCCTTGTATGCCCTGGCGACCGGCACTGCAAGACTGCGCGACTACGCAACTGTGGTGCCACGCAGATTGCTGTCAGAAATTGCACAGCATACTCACATATCCGAGACGATGACCAACATTTACGACGGTGTCCACGTTCATAGTGCGCGAAGTGTCCGAATGCCCAATCATTCCGACACTTCGCGCACTATGAGTAGCGGGCGTCCGAGCGAATGGCGCAGGAACGGGGATCGGGCTGCACCTTAATCGAGAGAACCGTTGTCTGTGTGATTGCTGAGAACGCGTCCCGGGCTACGGAGCCAACGCCTGCGCAGCTGCCCCAGAAATGCTCGAATCGCCGACGTAGTGCGCGAGGTACTCCCCCGTCAGCGTGGCCTGGCCGGCCGCCAGTTCGGCCGGCGTGCCCTCGAAGACGATCCGGCCGCCCTCGTGGCCCGCGCCGGGGCCGAGGTCGATGATCCAGTCCGCGTGCGCCATGACAGCCTGATGGTGTTCGATCACGATCACCGACTTTCCGGAGTCGACTAGCCGGTCGAGCAGCGCGAGCAACTGTTCGACGTCGGCCAGGTGAAGCCCTGCGGTCGGTTCGTCGAGCACGAACACGCCACCCTTCTCCCCCAGATGCGTCGCCAACTTGAGTCGCTGACGTTCACCGCCGGACAGCGTTGGCAACGGCTGGCCGATGTTCAGGTAACCGAGGCCGACATCGACGATCCGGTGGGCGATCATCTGCGCCGCAGGCACCTTCGACTCACCGGCGTCGAAGAATTCCTCAGCTTCGCGCGCTGACATGGCCAGCACTTCGCTGATGTCGCGTCCACCGAGGTGATACTCCAGTACGGATGCCTGGAACCGCTTGCCCTCGCACTCCTCGCACACGGTGGACACCCCGGCCATCACTCCGAGATCGGTGTAGATGACGCCCGCGCCGTTGCAGGTCGGGCATGCGCCTTCCGAGTTCGAACTGAACAGGGCAGGTTTCACACCGTTCGCCTTCGCGAATGCCTTGCGGATCGGATCGAGCAATCCCGTGTACGTCGCCGGGTTGCTGCGCCGAGATCCCTTGATCGCACCCTGGTCGATTGTGACGACCCCGTCTTGCCCCGATACCGAACCGGTGATCAGCGAACTCTTGCCCGAGCCGGCCACACCGGTCACCACGACGAGCACACCCAGGGGGATATCAACGTCGACGTGCTGCAGATTGTGCGTCGTGGCGGCGCGCACAGTCAGCGCGCCGGACGATGTCCGCACGGATTGTTTGAGCGCGGCTCGGTCGTCAAGGTGTCTGCCCGTGATCGTGTCGCTGGCGCGCAGCGCATCGACCGTGCCTTCGAAGCAGACGGATCCGCCGTTCGCACCGGCCCCGGGGCCGAGGTCGACGGCGTGATCGGCGATCGCGATCAGTTCCGGCTTGTGCTCCACGACGAGCACCGTGTTGCCCTTGTCGCGCAACTGCAGCAGGAGCGTGTTCATCCGCTGGATGTCGTGCGGATGCAGGCCGATCGTCGGCTCGTCGAACACGTAGGTCACGTCGGTGAGCGAGGAGCCGAGATGGCGGATCATCTTCGTTCGCTGCGATTCACCGCCCGACAGTGTGCCGGATGATCGATCGAGCGACAGGTAGCCGAGCCCGATGTTCACGAACGAATCCAGCGTCTCGCCCAGTGCGATCAGCAGAGGGCCGACCGACGGCTCGTCGAGTGCCCGAACCCACTCTGCCAGGTCGCTGATTTGCATCGAGCAGGCGTCCGCGATGCTAATCCCCGCGATGGTGGATGACCGCGCTGCTTCGCTCAACCGAGTGCCGCCGCATTGCGGGCAGGTGGTGAACGTCACCGCCCTCTCGACGAAGGCACGAATGTGCGGTTGCATGGCATCGATGTCCTTGGAGAGGAACGACTTTTGAATCTTCGGGATCAGTCCCTCGTATGTCAGATTGATGCCTTCGATCTTGATTTTGGTCGGCTCCTTGCGCAGCAGATCATGCAGTTCTTTGCTGGAGAAGTCGCGGATTGCCTTGTCGGGATCGAAGAGCCCGCTGCCGCGATAGATGCGGCCATACCAACCGTCCATGCTGTAGCCGGGGATCGTAAGAGCGCCCTCGTTCAACGACAGTTCGTCGTTGTACAGGGCGGACAGGTCGAAGTCGGTGACCGAACCGATTCCCTCGCAGCGCGGGCACATGCCGCCGGTGATGCTGAAGCTGCGGCGTTCCTTGACTTTCTGGCCGCCGCGATCGAACGTCACAGCCCCGGCGCCGCTGACGGATGCGACGTTGAAGGAGAACGCCTGCGGCGAACCGATGTGCGGCTCCCCGAGGCGGCTGAACATGATCCGCAGCATCGCGTTGGCGTCCGTTGCCGTGCCGACCGTGGATCGCGGGTTCGAGCCCATGCGCTCCTGATCGACGATGATCGCCGTGGTCAGGCCCTCGAGCACATCGACATCGGGCCGTGCTTGCGTCGGCATGAAACCCTGCACGAACGTGCTGTACGTTTCGTTGATCATCCGTTGTGATTCTGCGGCAATCGTGCCGAAGACCAGGGAGCTCTTGCCCGAGCCCGAGACCCCGGTGAACACGGTCAACCTGCGCTTCGGCAACTCGACGCTGACGTCTTTGAGATTGTTGACGCGCGCGCCCCGCACGCGGATCAGGTCGTGACTGTCGGCGAGCGCAGTAATCTCCATGACCGTCACTTTAGCCGCCGCCGAATGGCCGCGTCCTTCCGTTGTCTGTGCGTCAGATCGGTATAGTCTCTGAACAGTTCACAGTCTGCGTCAGCTGTGTCATCGATACCCCAGTACCCCGGCCATTGAAGGAGCTCATCATGATGACAGCAACCGATCCACTCAGTTCGGCATCTCACGACTTCGCAATCGACCCAACGAAACTTGCGAAGTCCGCCATCAACGGCATCCGCGTCGCCTTCGGAATCGGCGGGGTGGTCGCCCTGATCCTGGGCATCCTCTTGTTGGTCTGGCCGGACAAGTCTCTCGGCGCCGTCGCGATCATTTTGGGAATCTACTTCTTGATCAGCGGGGTTGTTCGCCTCGCGCTCGGCATCTTCAGCAAGGGCATCAGCGGCGGCATGCGCACCCTGGATATCCTGCTCGGAATTCTCCTGATCATTGCCGGAGTCATCGTTCTGAAGAACGTGGCGGTGTCCGCCGCGGCCCTGGTAATTCTTGTGGTTGCGGTGATCGGAGTCGGTTGGATCATCGAGGGCGTCTTGTCGATCGTTGAGTCGCGCGGCGCACCGTCGGCCGGCTGGGCGATCACCTCAGGCATCATCAGCATCATCGCCGGCATCGTCGTGCTCGTCGTACCCGGATGGTCGGCCGTCTGGCTGATCATCGTCACCGGAATCGTTCTCGTCGTGCTCGGGATCGTCGGTATCGTCCGAGCGTTCACCTTCGGCCGTGAGGTTCTGAAGGCCGCCGCCTAGACCGTTGGCAGGTGGCGCGCCCACCACTCGAGGATGACCTCGAAGCGTTGTTGCCGGTGGCGCGGCCTCCCCGAGCGGCTGAGTTCGTGGTTCTCGCCGGGGAAGAGCACGAGCTCGGTGTCCACTCCCCTGCGCTTCAATGACGCGTAGTAGCGTTCGGCCTGACCGACCGGACACCGCAGATCCTCCTCGGAGTGCAGAACGAGCGTCGGCGTGCGCACCTCGTCCACCATCGCCTGCGGACTTTGCTGCCTGACCGTATCCGGGTCGATGCCGGTGTATTCGTCGCTGAAGAAGCTGCCGATGTCGCTGGTGCCGACGAACCCATCCGGGTCCAGAAAGCCGCGCTCGACGATCGCGGCAGCGAACCGGTGATCGTGGGCAATCGCCCACGCGGTCAGATATCCGCCGTACGATCCGCCCATAATGCCGACCCGCTCGCCGTCGAGGTCGTTGCTCTGTGCGATGGCGCCGTCAAGAAAATCGAGCACGTCGTGCAGGTCGACTGTTCCCATGGAGCGACGGATGCTGCGACCGTGCGCTTGCCCGTACCCGGCGGAGCCGCGTGGATTGCACATGACAACGGCGTAGCCGGCATCCGCATAGACCTGGGCTTCGTCGAAGAAGTGCACCGAGTACTGCGCGAACGGACCGCCGTGAATATTCAACAGCACCGGATGCGGCCCCGGACCTTGCGGCGAGACCAACCACCCATGCACGGGATAGCCGTCACGCCCCGTGATCGTCAGCTCGCGGGCTCGCGCGAAGCCGGTGCGACGCAGGCGTGCCGAAAAATCGGTGAGCCGCCGGATCGCGCCATTCTGGTAGACGCCGACGTCACCGGTCGTCGTCGCATCCGCATAGCAGATGGCGATTGTGTTACCTGCTGCGGCGACCCCGGTCACCTCGATCGGCGCGTCGCCACTGAGCGAGCTCACCGACCCGTCGAGATCGATCTCCAGCAACTGAACGGTGCCGCGCGAACGGTTCTGAACCAGCACACTGTGCTCACCGAACGGTGTGATCGCACTCCCGCCTTCGCCGAGGTCGATGGTTTCCGGGTCGCTGAGTCGGCGTGGAACCGTGCTCGACGCGTTGATCACGAAAAGCGACGTGTTCTTCGCCACGAAGTCGCGCCCGCTGCGACCCACGTTCTGGGCGAGGAAGAACAGCGACCCGTCCAGGCCGTACGCGAGGGCACCTGGCGCATTCAGCACCGCGAAGTTACCGTGTCGCCCCGTGACATCGACCGGCGCGGCTGCCGAGTCGA
The Rathayibacter sp. SW19 DNA segment above includes these coding regions:
- a CDS encoding S9 family peptidase, coding for MKASDLSLMATLSRPTLHPSGRRAVIAVTRPDLSADSNVGQLWTIPITGHAAPRRLTRGFRDSAPQFSPDGRLIAFLRSEPGGSAQLHIVDAMGGDPMRVTDRLLGVTEFCWSPDGSMLAFVSRVPEPGRYGTVAGLAPEAEAPRRFTTLKYRENGVGFVTDRRAQVFLIDAPDVWAAPLVQPAPTAEGAAEPVAVVPAARQLTDFDADHGAIAFSQDGATLAMVAARHARRDNDLRSNVFLLDVDSAAAPVDVTGRHGNFAVLNAPGALAYGLDGSLFFLAQNVGRSGRDFVAKNTSLFVINASSTVPRRLSDPETIDLGEGGSAITPFGEHSVLVQNRSRGTVQLLEIDLDGSVSSLSGDAPIEVTGVAAAGNTIAICYADATTTGDVGVYQNGAIRRLTDFSARLRRTGFARARELTITGRDGYPVHGWLVSPQGPGPHPVLLNIHGGPFAQYSVHFFDEAQVYADAGYAVVMCNPRGSAGYGQAHGRSIRRSMGTVDLHDVLDFLDGAIAQSNDLDGERVGIMGGSYGGYLTAWAIAHDHRFAAAIVERGFLDPDGFVGTSDIGSFFSDEYTGIDPDTVRQQSPQAMVDEVRTPTLVLHSEEDLRCPVGQAERYYASLKRRGVDTELVLFPGENHELSRSGRPRHRQQRFEVILEWWARHLPTV
- a CDS encoding dihydrofolate reductase family protein, with translation MGRFVYWMNVSLDLRIEQAPGEDGAGKWLRIGEALHQEFNARARVLALMVQGRVIYETMEGYWPRARDDASLPGYLREYGQIWTTKPKVLVSRSRRIADHNTRVIGGIDAIEQLAALKAATDGAIGVGGAALATQLLEAGLLDELLLFTHPAILGAGRPLFDRCDIPIELDLLEQRSFEHGVTMHRYSIRDRGHAPEPSMSGNS
- a CDS encoding HdeD family acid-resistance protein codes for the protein MMTATDPLSSASHDFAIDPTKLAKSAINGIRVAFGIGGVVALILGILLLVWPDKSLGAVAIILGIYFLISGVVRLALGIFSKGISGGMRTLDILLGILLIIAGVIVLKNVAVSAAALVILVVAVIGVGWIIEGVLSIVESRGAPSAGWAITSGIISIIAGIVVLVVPGWSAVWLIIVTGIVLVVLGIVGIVRAFTFGREVLKAAA
- a CDS encoding dihydrofolate reductase family protein, which codes for MRKIVVYELLSLDGVAEDPDSFFTDWDDAMDANLAAVIATQDAVVLGRRSYTEWAQFWPDSQIQPFATFINGVRKYVATSTPLDQDWANARAIDGELAAFVRDLKQQDGGDIGIHASISVAQALLAAGLVDEVRLVIAPKIAGHGRRLLYALPPMQLESIRSELSPTGYLLVDYRVIR
- a CDS encoding excinuclease ABC subunit UvrA, with product MEITALADSHDLIRVRGARVNNLKDVSVELPKRRLTVFTGVSGSGKSSLVFGTIAAESQRMINETYSTFVQGFMPTQARPDVDVLEGLTTAIIVDQERMGSNPRSTVGTATDANAMLRIMFSRLGEPHIGSPQAFSFNVASVSGAGAVTFDRGGQKVKERRSFSITGGMCPRCEGIGSVTDFDLSALYNDELSLNEGALTIPGYSMDGWYGRIYRGSGLFDPDKAIRDFSSKELHDLLRKEPTKIKIEGINLTYEGLIPKIQKSFLSKDIDAMQPHIRAFVERAVTFTTCPQCGGTRLSEAARSSTIAGISIADACSMQISDLAEWVRALDEPSVGPLLIALGETLDSFVNIGLGYLSLDRSSGTLSGGESQRTKMIRHLGSSLTDVTYVFDEPTIGLHPHDIQRMNTLLLQLRDKGNTVLVVEHKPELIAIADHAVDLGPGAGANGGSVCFEGTVDALRASDTITGRHLDDRAALKQSVRTSSGALTVRAATTHNLQHVDVDIPLGVLVVVTGVAGSGKSSLITGSVSGQDGVVTIDQGAIKGSRRSNPATYTGLLDPIRKAFAKANGVKPALFSSNSEGACPTCNGAGVIYTDLGVMAGVSTVCEECEGKRFQASVLEYHLGGRDISEVLAMSAREAEEFFDAGESKVPAAQMIAHRIVDVGLGYLNIGQPLPTLSGGERQRLKLATHLGEKGGVFVLDEPTAGLHLADVEQLLALLDRLVDSGKSVIVIEHHQAVMAHADWIIDLGPGAGHEGGRIVFEGTPAELAAGQATLTGEYLAHYVGDSSISGAAAQALAP
- a CDS encoding ester cyclase — its product is MTDAAQRNAALVCESYDAFNANDTKKLLAVVAPDLVMHYAELPEPLIGRQTWLQGFEMMKRAFPDLEAHVDDVVAAEDRVAVRVNFTGTHADDFQGIPATGRSIHYVSHEFYRLADSVFVEEWICSDMASLFRQLS
- a CDS encoding MarR family winged helix-turn-helix transcriptional regulator, with protein sequence MEPIFLDKLLLIVELFQRDMARAFEGTSLTQARVGVLWILQTRGSSTQQAIAQALDVSPRNISALVDVLEGAGYVQRAPHPTDRRAVLVELTPLAAGVMEKMQRDHAELSDTLLGAVMPGDVPALERGIDAIIAKLAALVSAAGGSENLHNPHV